The following are encoded together in the Pseudomonadota bacterium genome:
- a CDS encoding cytochrome c oxidase assembly protein, with the protein MICLAFASVPLYRLFCQKTGYGGTTQLALHSDRIVKSRVLRIQFNADINPQLPWRFKPVQREIKVFAGQTALAFYVAENLSNQPVRGMATYNVTPDKAGIYFNKIDCFCFIEQTLEPRQVVDMPVEFFIDADIADDPNLDDVNTITLSYTFFPLP; encoded by the coding sequence ATGATATGCTTGGCTTTTGCGTCCGTTCCTTTATACCGTCTTTTCTGTCAGAAAACCGGCTATGGCGGCACCACTCAACTTGCGCTTCACTCAGATCGAATTGTCAAAAGCCGAGTTTTACGTATCCAGTTTAATGCTGACATTAATCCACAACTTCCCTGGCGCTTTAAGCCCGTTCAGCGAGAAATAAAAGTCTTTGCCGGGCAAACAGCTTTGGCATTTTATGTGGCTGAAAACCTGAGCAATCAGCCTGTCCGCGGTATGGCAACCTATAATGTCACCCCAGATAAGGCTGGTATTTATTTCAACAAAATTGACTGCTTTTGTTTCATTGAACAAACCCTTGAGCCAAGACAAGTGGTTGATATGCCGGTTGAGTTTTTCATTGACGCGGATATCGCTGATGACCCCAATCTGGATGATGTAAACACTATTACGCTTTCTTATACTTTTTTTCCGTTGCCTTAA
- a CDS encoding heme o synthase has translation MPNSLTIDTHQTAATSMTTCWDYFALFKPRVMALVIFTAWVGATLAPGTLHPFLYFVSILCIATGAGASGALNMWYDRDIDLLMTRTKARPLPSGRVTPEDALTLGIILSVGSVITLGFAANYLAACWLAFTIWFYVVVYTMVLKRSTSQNIVIGGAAGAFPPLIGWLALSPHINVSPFTLFLIIFLWTPPHFWALALCQQGDYERASLPMLPNVRGRRATILQILIYSVLMVIASFLPYMINLLGIIYLMFAGVLGCFFMFFATKLWRHQATTNAMRLFKFSIFYLFALFLGILIDHWIG, from the coding sequence ATGCCAAATAGTTTAACTATTGATACCCACCAGACCGCTGCGACAAGTATGACAACATGCTGGGATTATTTTGCCCTCTTTAAACCTAGGGTCATGGCACTGGTGATTTTTACTGCTTGGGTTGGAGCAACTCTTGCTCCTGGTACCCTGCACCCGTTTTTGTATTTTGTCTCCATTCTCTGCATCGCCACAGGAGCCGGAGCCTCGGGTGCACTCAACATGTGGTACGATCGTGACATAGACCTCTTGATGACCCGCACTAAGGCGCGTCCTCTGCCCAGTGGCAGAGTTACACCTGAAGATGCACTTACCTTAGGCATCATTCTCTCGGTGGGTTCTGTTATAACCCTTGGGTTTGCCGCGAATTATCTAGCAGCCTGCTGGCTGGCTTTTACAATATGGTTTTACGTTGTTGTTTACACAATGGTGCTTAAGAGAAGCACTTCACAAAATATTGTTATTGGTGGTGCTGCTGGGGCTTTTCCTCCACTCATTGGGTGGTTAGCACTCTCTCCACACATAAATGTCAGTCCCTTTACACTATTTCTCATTATTTTCTTGTGGACCCCACCGCACTTTTGGGCTCTAGCGCTATGCCAGCAAGGGGATTACGAGCGTGCATCTCTACCCATGCTCCCCAATGTACGAGGAAGGCGAGCGACAATTCTGCAAATTCTCATTTACAGCGTGTTGATGGTCATAGCTAGTTTCCTGCCCTATATGATCAACCTTTTAGGAATCATCTACCTTATGTTTGCTGGTGTCTTAGGCTGTTTCTTTATGTTTTTTGCAACCAAGCTCTGGAGACATCAAGCCACAACTAATGCTATGCGGCTTTTTAAGTTTTCGATTTTTTATTTGTTTGCCTTGTTTCTTGGAATACTTATTGATCACTGGATTGGATAA
- a CDS encoding NAD(P)/FAD-dependent oxidoreductase yields MTTPTHITDIVIIGAGPVGLFAIFECGMLRLKCHVIDALEMAGGQCSALYPQKPIYDIPGFPKISAQGLIDNLKEQAAPFEPIYHFGQQVQKVTPAGSGRFEVETANGTKINAGAIIIAAGVGAFGPNRPPLKGLESYEDKSVFYYVKDPEQFRDKRIMIAGGGDSAIDWALALSDVASRVSLVHRRPKFRAAPESVAQMKKLKAQGKINVIIPYQLAGLSGQDGQLDAVILQNMEGEERRVEADVLLPFYGLAMNLGPIADWGLNLDQKHITVNPETCSTNIDGIFAIGDIATYPAKLKLILTGFAEAAHAAHAARAKLHPDQNFHFEYSTTSGVPGTQSS; encoded by the coding sequence ATGACTACTCCTACTCATATTACTGACATTGTTATTATTGGCGCTGGTCCTGTAGGATTATTTGCCATATTTGAATGCGGTATGCTGCGCCTTAAGTGCCACGTGATTGATGCCCTTGAAATGGCTGGCGGACAATGTAGTGCGCTTTATCCACAAAAGCCAATCTATGATATCCCAGGCTTTCCAAAAATTTCTGCTCAAGGCCTGATTGACAACCTGAAAGAGCAAGCTGCCCCCTTTGAGCCCATCTATCACTTCGGCCAGCAAGTGCAGAAAGTTACACCTGCCGGATCTGGGCGGTTTGAGGTGGAAACTGCTAATGGCACTAAGATTAATGCAGGCGCGATCATCATAGCTGCTGGAGTAGGGGCGTTTGGCCCCAATCGTCCTCCTCTGAAAGGTCTTGAAAGTTACGAAGACAAAAGTGTTTTCTACTATGTCAAAGACCCAGAACAATTTCGGGACAAACGTATCATGATCGCTGGAGGAGGGGATTCAGCCATTGATTGGGCCCTTGCATTATCCGATGTTGCATCCCGGGTCTCTCTCGTACACAGACGCCCTAAGTTCCGAGCGGCTCCTGAAAGTGTCGCCCAGATGAAAAAGCTCAAGGCACAAGGTAAAATCAATGTTATTATCCCCTATCAGCTTGCTGGTCTCTCAGGGCAAGATGGACAGTTGGATGCTGTGATTTTACAAAATATGGAGGGTGAGGAACGGCGGGTTGAAGCTGATGTTCTACTGCCCTTCTACGGGCTTGCCATGAACCTTGGCCCTATTGCTGATTGGGGGCTGAACCTGGATCAAAAGCATATCACAGTTAACCCAGAAACCTGTAGCACCAATATCGATGGCATCTTTGCTATCGGTGATATTGCTACTTATCCTGCAAAACTCAAGCTTATTCTCACCGGTTTTGCCGAAGCTGCACACGCAGCTCATGCAGCTCGCGCTAAACTTCATCCGGATCAAAACTTCCATTTCGAGTACTCGACAACCTCTGGGGTTCCTGGGACACAAAGTTCTTAA